Proteins from a genomic interval of Zingiber officinale cultivar Zhangliang chromosome 2A, Zo_v1.1, whole genome shotgun sequence:
- the LOC122042098 gene encoding E3 ubiquitin-protein ligase EL5-like: MSSATVSVAAMGSEGDVDPAATNAATVRISSEVMVASVIFLFMVVVFVFFLYLYAKRYLRHDRSGYGARFVFAASDLVPAAPRRGLDPASLASLPVTVYRASDFKAGGGLECAVCLSELADGEEARVLPKCGHGFHLQCIDMWFHSHSTCPLCRSAVVADETSSPETESPDPPTEATPEAFPTNVLIRGGRDPVNERALVIEIPRNAVDVLGPQTSPLPSSRAALEELRSPVSATFRSLRRLWSQGRKASAGPSSFSSREVDVEQGPAEENHAPPLKSPAPKP, encoded by the coding sequence ATGTCATCAGCAACTGTGTCCGTGGCGGCGATGGGCAGCGAGGGCGACGTCGATCCGGCAGCCACCAACGCCGCCACCGTGAGGATCAGCAGCGAGGTCATGGTGGCCTCCGTCATATTCCTGTTCATGGTCGTcgtcttcgtcttcttcctctaCCTCTACGCCAAGCGCTACCTCCGCCACGACCGCTCCGGCTACGGCGCCCGTTTTGTCTTCGCCGCCAGCGACCTAGTCCCCGCCGCCCCGCGCCGAGGTCTGGACCCTGCCTCCCTTGCCTCCCTCCCCGTCACCGTATACCGTGCCTCTGACTTTAAGGCCGGCGGCGGGCTCGAGTGCGCGGTCTGCCTCTCGGAGCTCGCCGACGGCGAGGAGGCCCGGGTGCTCCCCAAGTGCGGCCACGGCTTCCACCTCCAGTGCATCGACATGTGGTTCCACTCCCACTCCACCTGCCCGCTATGCCGCAGCGCCGTCGTCGCAGACGAAACCTCCTCCCCTGAAACTGAGTCGCCCGATCCGCCGACGGAGGCCACCCCGGAGGCGTTTCCCACCAATGTGCTGATTCGGGGAGGCCGAGACCCGGTTAACGAAAGGGCTCTGGTGATCGAGATCCCGAGGAACGCCGTCGATGTCCTGGGGCCTCAAACCTCGCCGTTGCCTTCGAGCAGGGCGGCCCTGGAGGAGCTGAGATCACCAGTTTCAGCGACGTTCCGGTCCCTGCGAAGGCTTTGGAGCCAGGGAAGGAAGGCCAGCGCAGGTCCCTCTTCCTTCAGCTCGAGGGAGGTCGACGTCGAGCAAGGGCCGGCGGAGGAAAACCACGCGCCACCGCTCAAGTCCCCTGCTCCGAAGCCATGA